One segment of Rattus norvegicus strain BN/NHsdMcwi chromosome 16, GRCr8, whole genome shotgun sequence DNA contains the following:
- the Adprhl1 gene encoding inactive ADP-ribosyltransferase ARH2 isoform X1: MDAQTLKKRISRTCDEAARTILNSLLLYILDHADGPQKVEDRTHRANHPSQLQEVGRRPTRFQLLQAKFMGTGREPHLKKTRDVGRLISKDKQGPGRSFVSATINKLLEKTKEGGRSTSQRTPASEKPRWSPSSGKSTVKNILKKFLAAEEKEAREKEAGEKSPAQRPGTARGLLPRIVGRSSILSKLKERFEQNSCLYSEAGVLALHKEGLKSKNLQKRKVHRPQVRILHVATMATSCTRIPPAQFLACTAEPLPALSIATIVCGPQSWLSHCAKLSHSECRRRPPGGIITPLSDSENLEPVRNKTQALVNEERTEHPVSSVPQVVAGVDSRMALNMGFSGTSIKGHALPGHEPVLSSLGLDSPRSPGPVARDRTAQPGTQEVSADTQGVTDNSRGAPEIVMTVCSSEDEAERTPSGMEREPFFAIQRHLPEQESVTRIPVLAPTAVQAERRAQPAINPPQITVQLPIVHEMPASPGPEEKCSPGVRGEVMAENEQAASSTVIEDRRGPRDPSVQSQPCSLPRSLHPVAQRGLQKDLRDGAHAGDDASQRFLIPSPSKTFPGRTEENKNPVKSHDLKNCSGDGPSMYPTAEKSYAGVGPSSATGFQQGTSNMVLVSTQDCMRPDGSIAPGKNIQFGQEEYPGSLNKLAQPPSVSCENANHDLDNSSSSQPIASLEASGKAIGTAADLTRLQPSNTQHPELKITAWPMGTQDAELKVMPHTGDSREAEYKTVPQTGAQGVRHKQVSWASGTQNSAHRLTQPPVSQDVEPSLMPHLDASQAPKHKETLWPSSVQNTDHDTTQQDRTQDTKLMALRPGGAQDAEHKTVSQASDTQDAGHKTTTWAGGAQNTRRKISSQPGGAQDTKYKTLTQASGIADTEHKVTAQAADAQDREESPEKKTSPWSGSVEDYKDKIAQGPHSQPPLVSGRSPKHESRATEGSIISEDLVQTHLLRSAAPAILPQEAAGSRLVSTKSPPCVSSEPGNKITAAERDPLCTASPEPHTKPAEYLDHPPLPSLGPQALDRKYPEREQHLSSAAHAPLRPATKGETRQVELAHGPEPPVPTQKAVHRSAPQAKPLGGKAKERLPAQVDTGRPQRHLGSEETGPGHVRSHQTGQSDVLCVADPQAWASQDPVVNEKTPVEENPCQHRNRAQKDPSRPLKSLGKSPTQGGGGDSLQAGKNLATPGHPTKPCDLRMQKQTQGQGQVSHPVPQAWEQPDSTAEGILTTCTSWEPPRPGPTFGSQQSLVSQHLPQESQTLASSRTTIGSLENTHDTSWLPSDAGGHPLFQSLAQDGPPRAPGAEKDLSDHKHNRSVHFAKYRAQSFRDQKAFDLSFRPTVLRASDTFEPPK; encoded by the coding sequence ATGGATGCGCAGACGCTGAAGAAGAGGATCAGCAGGACATGTGACGAGGCGGCCCGTACCATCCTCAACAGCTTACTGCTTTACATCTTGGACCACGCAGACGGGCCCCAGAAGGTGGAGGACAGGACACACAGGGCCAACCACCCTTCCCAACTCCAGGAGGTGGGCCGGAGACCCACGCGTTTCCAGCTTCTACAGGCCAAGTTCATGGGCACTGGCCGGGAGCCCCACCTCAAGAAGACCCGGGACGTTGGCCGGCTGATCTCTAAAGATAAGCAAGGACCTGGTAGGAGTTTTGTAAGCGCCACTATCAACAAACTCCTGGAAAAGACCaaggaaggaggcagaagcaCCAGCCAGAGGACCCCTGCCAGCGAGAAGCCCCGGTGGAGCCCCTCGAGCGGGAAGAGCACTGTGAAAAACATCCTGAAGAAGTTCCTGGctgcagaagagaaggaggctAGGGAGAAGGAAGCGGGCGAGAAGTCCCCTGCCCAGCGGCCCGGAACTGCCAGGGGCCTCCTGCCCAGAATTGTGGGCCGGAGCTCCATCCTCTCCAAGCTGAAGGAAAGATTCGAACAGAACAGCTGCCTGTACTCTGAGGCCGGCGTGCTGGCCCTGCacaaggaaggactgaagagcaAGAACCTACAGAAGAGGAAAGTGCACAGGCCACAGGTACGGATACTCCACGTGGCCACCATGGCTACCAGCTGTACCAGGATCCCCCCGGCCCAGTTTCTGGCCTGCACAGCTGAGCCCCTGCCAGCCCTCAGCATTGCCACCATCGTCTGTGGCCCCCAGAGCTGGCTGTCCCACTGTGCAAAACTTAGTCACTCTGAGTGCAGACGCCGGCCCCCCGGGGGGATCATCACACCACTCTCCGACTCAGAAAACCTGGAGCCtgtcagaaacaaaacacaagccCTCGTGAATGAAGAGCGCACAGAGCACCCTGTGTCCTCAGTGCCCCAGGTGGTGGCTGGCGTGGACAGTCGCATGGCTCTGAACATGGGTTTCTCTGGCACGTCTATCAAAGGACACGCTCTGCCTGGTCATGAACCAGTGTTGTCCTCGCTTGGACTGGACAGCCCCAGAAGTCCTGGGCCAGTCGCAAGGGACAGAACAGCACAGCCCGGTACACAAGAGGTGTCAGCTGACACCCAGGGAGTGACAGATAATTCAAGAGGGGCCCCTGAAATCGTCATGACTGTATGCAGCTCTGAGGACGAAGCCGAAAGGACGCCCTCAGGCATGGAGAGAGAGCCCTTCTTTGCCATCCAGAGGCACCTGCCAGAACAGGAATCTGTGACTCGGATCCCTGTCCTGGCCCCCACAGCAGTCCAGGCTGAGCGTCGAGCACAGCCTGCCATCAACCCCCCACAGATAACAGTGCAGCTTCCCATCGTTCACGAGATGCCGGCCTCTCCCGGTCCCGAAGAAAAATGCTCTCCAGGTGTGAGAGGAGAGGTCATGGCTGAAAATGAACAGGCGGCATCTTCCACTGTGATCGAAGACAGGAGGGGTCCCCGAGACCCATCAGTGCAGAGTCAACCCTGTAGCTTGCCCAGGAGTCTCCATCCTGTAGCTCAGCGTGGACTCCAGAAAGACCTAAGAGATGGTGCCCATGCGGGTGATGATGCCTCACAGAGGTTCCTAATACCAAGCCCTTCCAAGACGTTTCCCGGTAGGACAGAGGAAAATAAGAACCCTGTGAAGTCACATGACCTCAAGAATTGCAGTGGTGATGGCCCCTCGATGTACCCCACTGCTGAGAAAAGCTATGCAGGAGTGGGCCCCTCCTCGGCCACTGGCTTCCAGCAAGGGACATCCAACATGGTGCTGGTGTCAACCCAGGACTGCATGAGGCCTGACGGTTCTATAGCACCAGGCAAGAACATCCAGTTTGGACAGGAAGAGTATCCAGGGTCCCTGAACAAGTTAGCTCAGCCACCAAGCGTCTCTTGTGAAAACGCCAACCATGATTTggacaatagcagcagcagccagcCTATTGCAAGCCTCGAAGCCTCTGGGAAGGCAATAGGGACTGCCGCTGATCTCACAAGACTGCAGCCAAGTAATACTCAACACCCTGAACTCAAGATAACAGCATGGCCAATGGGTACTCAGGATGCTGAACTCAAGGTAATGCCACATACGGGTGATTCCAGGGAGGCCGAATACAAGACAGTGCCACAGACAGGTGCTCAAGGTGTTAGACACAAGCAAGTGTCATGGGCAAGTGGCACCCAGAACAGTGCGCACAGACTCACACAGCCACCTGTGTCCCAGGATGTGGAACCCAGCCTAATGCCACACCTCGATGCTTCCCAGGCGCCTAAGCACAAGGAAACACTGTGGCCAAGCAGCGTCCAGAATACTGACCACGATACAACACAGCAAGATAGGACCCAGGACACTAAACTGATGGCACTGCGGCCAGGTGGTGCCCAGGATGCTGAACACAAGACGGTGTCACAGGCAAGTGACACCCAAGATGCTGGACACAAGACAACCACATGGGCGGGTGGTGCCCAAAACACAAGACGGAAGATCTCATCACAGCCAGGAGGTGCCCAGGACACCAAATACAAGACACTGACACAAGCAAGTGGCATCGCAGACACGGAGCACAAGGTGACTGCACAGGCTGCGGATGCCCAGGATAGAGAAGAAAGCCCTGAAAAGAAGACATCACCGTGGTCAGGAAGTGTCGAGGACTATAAAGACAAGATAGCACAGGGACCCCACAGCCAGCCTCCTTTGGTGTCAGGCAGGTCCCCGAAGCACGAGAGTAGAGCCACTGAAGGAAGCATCATCTCGgaagacctggtgcagacccatctCCTAAGGTCGGCAGCCCCAGCCATTCTGCCACAGGAAGCTGCCGGTTCTCGCCTGGTGTCTACTAAGTCTCCCCCATGTGTTTCAAGTGAGCCAGGGAACAAGATTACAGCAGCGGAAAGAGACCCTCTGTGCACAGCATCTCCAGAGCCACACACGAAGCCAGCAGAGTATCTGGACCACCCACCGCTGCCCTCCCTGGGTCCACAGGCACTGGACAGAAAGTATCCTGAGAGAGAGCAACACCTCTCTAGTGCAGCGCACGCCCCTTTAAGGCCAGCCACAAAGGGAGAGACCAGGCAGGTGGAGCTAGCCCACGGTCCAGAGCCTCCTGTCCCCACCCAGAAGGCAGTGCATAGGTCTGCCCCCCAGGCAAAACCCTTGGGAGGTAAAGCCAAAGAGAGGCTGCCAGCACAGGTGGACACGGGCAGGCCACAGAGACACCTCGGATCAGAGGAAACTGGTCCAGGACATGTACGATCACACCAGACTGGACAGTCagatgtgctgtgtgtggcagATCCACAAGCATGGGCTTCTCAGGACCCAGTAGTGAATGAAAAGACACCAGTGGAGGAGAATCCCTGTCAGCACAGGAACAGGGCTCAGAAGGATCCCTCAAGACCACTGAAGAGTCTGGGAAAGAGCCCAactcaaggaggaggaggagacagcctCCAGGCCGGCAAGAATCTAGCTACTCCAGGGCACCCTACAAAGCCCTGTGACCTGCGTATGCAGAAACAGACCCAGGGTCAGGGACAGGTCAGCCACCCAGTACCTCAGGCCTGGGAACAACCTGACAGCACGGCTGAAGGAATACTGACTACCTGCACAAGTTGGGAGCCTCCCAGACCTGGCCCCACATTTGGCAGTCAGCAAAGCCTGGTTTCCCAGCACCTGCCCCAAGAAAGCCAGACTCTGGCTAGTAGTAGGACCACCATCGGCTCCTTGGAGAACACACACGACACTTCCTGGCTCCCATCTGATGCTGGAGGCCACCCACTCTTCCAATCCCTTGCCCAGGATGGGCCCCCAAGAGCCCCTGGGGCAGAAAAGGACCTATCAGACCATAAGCATAACAGGTCGGTGCACTTTGCAAAGTATCGTGCCCAAAGCTTTCGGGACCAGAAGGCCTTCGATCTGTCCTTCAGGCCCACAGTCCTCAGGGCCAGTGACACCTTTGAGCCTCCAAAGTGA